A single genomic interval of Labrus bergylta chromosome 18, fLabBer1.1, whole genome shotgun sequence harbors:
- the si:dkey-13p1.4 gene encoding transmembrane protein 151B: protein MLSSDLDSAAEDTAASAANDADGEEQEEEEEEEDSPAESDVLEEQCPVKQSLGACVYRDSHWRCLLLSLLMYSCLGVVFWCQVTRVTKISFNPALTASFTASFTSSLRGATGMGVGGHSMIYHDSPCSDGYIYIPLAFLLMLYVLYLAECWHCRARSELQVKANVDSVYERVLRMQQAQPCIWWKAISYHFVRRTRQVTRYRNGDAYTTTQVYHERVNTHVAEGEFDYSRCGMKDVSRDLRGLEGHSATRLRFTKCFSFTEAAPENEYLNQRARFFSEIEGLDDYMEAREGMQLKNVDFRENLIAYVDPERMPWYNSDAVFWLASLLMLSWPLRVLVEYRTAYVHYRIEKLFGLEYSHSSPSPQDEDRPSRNNTGCVIPRVDTLDSTEMEWHIRCNRQVIPSYSEAMLINMSTADSNSLQDTENTSSSNCFLLDSTAQSYGALQSQDDPERRSEPSRQGGRRRSQDDPERRSEPSRRGGRRRTITSSSCSSIFSCRGALFHSHLSSDTSRFSLCRMYGSHRSVAPWRSRSSDLTEPCCVDEQCCRSDSSQLALSDSPPTYRDARFFPVLIVHRSEGCSSEDGREVRRYYIRRGSSCVETAL from the exons ATGCTCTCTTCCGATCTGGACTCTGCAGCGGAGGACACAGCGGCCAGCGCTGCCAATGATGCTGatggagaggagcaggaggaagaggaggaggaggaggactcaCCGGCTGAGAGTGATGTCCTGGAGGAG cagtgTCCAGTGAAACAGTCTCTAGGTGCTTGTGTCTACCGGGACTCCCACTGGCGCTgcctgctgctctctctgctcatgtacagctgcttgggcgTTGTGTTCTGGTGCCAGGTGACTCGGGTCACCAAGATCAGCTTCAACCCGGCCCTCACGGCCTCCTTCACggcctccttcacctcctccctgCGTGGGGCAACAGGTATGGGTGTCGGAGGACACTCGATGATCTACCATGACAGCCCCTGTTCTGATGGCTACATCTACATCCCTCTGGCCTTCCTGCTCATGCTTTATGTCCTCTACCTCGCCGAGTGCTGGCACTGCAGAGCCCGGAGCGAGCTGCAGGTCAAAGCCAACGTGGACAGCGTGTACGAGCGCGTCCTGCGGATGCAACAGGCCCAACCTTGCATTTGGTGGAAAGCGATCAGCTACCACTTTGTACGAAGGACTCGACAGGTCACCCGATACCGCAACGGAGACGCCTACACCACCACACAAGTGTACCATGAGAGAGTGAACACCCATGTAGCTGAAGGGGAGTTCGATTACAGCCGATGCGGTATGAAAGACGTGTCACGAGACCTCAGAGGTTTGGAGGGCCATTCGGCGACTCGGCTTCGATTCACGAAATGTTTCAGCTTCACCGAGGCTGCTCCGGAAAATGAATACCTCAACCAGAGAGCCAGGTTCTTCTCTGAGATTGAGGGTTTGGACGATTACATGGAGGCGAGGGAGGGGATGCAGCTGAAGAACGTGGACTTCAGAGAAAACCTGATTGCCTATGTGGACCCAGAGAGGATGCCTTGGTACAATTCCGATGCTGTCTTCTGGCTGGCGTCTCTCCTGATGCTGTCCTGGCCACTGCGGGTGCTGGTAGAGTACCGCACTGCTTATGTGCACTACCGTATAGAGAAACTGTTTGGGTTGGAGTACAGCCACAGCAGCCCCTCTCCTCAGGATGAAGACAGGCCTTCCAGAAATAACACCGGCTGTGTTATTCCCAGAGTCGACACTCTGGACAGCACAGAGATGGAGTGGCACATTCGCTGTAATCGTCAGGTGATTCCCAGCTACTCTGAGGCCATGCTGATCAACATGAGCACGGCAGACTCCAACTCATTACAGGACACAGAAAACACTTCCTCCTCAAACTGCTTCCTTCTGGATTCCACTGCTCAGAGCTATGGCGCCCTCCAAAGCCAGGACGACCCAGAGAGACGCAGCGAGCCAAGCCGACAAGGAGGCAGGAGAAGGAGCCAGGACGACCCCGAGAGACGCAGCGAGCCAAGCAGACGAGGGGGCAGGAGGAGAACCATCACCAgctccagctgctcctccatcttctccTGCCGTGGAGCTCTTTTCCACTCCCACCTGTCTTCAGACACATCCCGCTTCTCCCTGTGCCGCATGTACGGCTCGCATCGCTCCGTGGCTCCGTGGAGGAGTCGCAGCAGCGATCTGACAGAGCCATGCTGTGTGGATGAGCAGTGCTGCAGGTCAGACTCAAGCCAACTTGCACTCAGCGACAGCCCTCCCACTTACAGGGATGCCCGGTTCTTCCCTGTTCTCATCGTGCATCGGTCCGAGGGCTGTAGCAGTGAGGACGGGAGGGAAGTGAGACGTTACTACATACGAAGGGGGTCGTCCTGTGTGGAGACAGCCCTGTAA
- the lrr1 gene encoding leucine-rich repeat protein 1: protein MKLQCDVEVVSRMLPTFGIKSRGKGTRAVISIGKHLDKTCQRSCIYMMICTAKDRTGSKYKLKDNIEKFFTWFVEEGKATVRLKEPAVDICLSKADANSLKNFLSAARLADRGSDTSSLPLSTLTPVRARDVEQPKKKLTIVSKKDYPLTSNFPYSLEQLQVSYCKLSRVDMRMLSLKALRKLDLSNNHIKKLPATIGDLGCLSELVLHNNHLESFSEALCLSTLQRTLQLLDLSQNRLRTLPAQFCQLKELVNLKLDDNELVCLPFHVGRLSRLRFLSAAHNQLAVLPTDFRRLSLENLDLFGNPFVQPNPLDHTMKLTFPVPLQELASRAVVNLRLPYGPQLIPAHLCQDLEVAKTCDCGRVCISFYIKTAVSMNLHQVSHTVVLVDDMGGTDAPVQQHFCSLSCYSEFLDHSLQRGIR, encoded by the exons aTGAAGCTGCAGTGTGATGTCGAGGTGGTTAGTCGGATGCTCCCCACGTTTGGGATTAAAAGTCGAGGTAAGGGGACGAGAGCTGTAATCTCCATCGGGAAGCATTTGGACAAGACATGTCAACGTAGCTGCATTTACATGATGATCTGCACTGCTAAAGACAGGACAGGCTCCAAGTACAAG CTCAAAGACAACATAGAGAAGTTCTTCACTTGGTTCGTGGAGGAAGGCAAGGCTACTGTCAGACTAAAGGAACCTGCTGTTGACATTTGTTTGAGCAAG GCTGATGCAAACAGTTTGAAGAACTTCCTCTCAGCCGCTCGCTTGGCTGACAGAGGAAGCGACACAAGCAGCCTTCCTCTCTCCACCCTCACTCCGGTCCGCGCCCGAGACGTAGAACAACCCAAGAAGAAGCTCACCATCGTCTCTAAGAAGGACTACCCGCTCACCTCCAACTTCCCCTACTCTCTTGAGCAGCTGCAGGTCTCCTACTGCAAACTGTCACGGGTGGACATGCGGATGCTCTCCCTTAAAG CTCTGCGCAAGCTCGACCTCAGCAACAACCATATCAAGAAACTCCCCGCCACCATCGGCGACCTCGGCTGCCTCTCAGAGCTCGTCCTCCACAACAACCACCTGGAATCCTTCAGCGAGGCCCTCTGCCTGTCTACTCTGCAGCGGACCCTCCAGCTGCTGGACCTCAGCCAGAATCGCCTGCGGACCCTCCCCGCTCAGTTCTGCCAGCTCAAAGAACTAGTGAACCTCAAACTGGATGACAATGAGCTTGTTTGTTTGCCGTTTCATGTGGGAAGGCTATCCAGGTTGAGGTTCCTGTCGGCTGCGCATAACCAGCTGGCTGTTCTGCCCACTGACTTCCGTAGACTGAGTCTGGAGAACTTGGACCTGTTTGGAAATCCATTTGTCCAACCAAATCCTCTGGACCACACAATGAAACTTACATTCCCCGTTCCACTTCAAGAGCTGGCTTCTAGAGCGGTGGTCAACCTCAG GTTACCATATGGACCTCAACTCATCCCCGCCCACTTGTGTCAGGACCTTGAAGTAGCCAAAACCTGCGACTGCGGCCGTGTCTGCATCAGCTTCTACATCAAGACAGCTGTCAGCATGAACCTGCACCAGGTCTCTCACACGGTGGTCTTGGTGGACGACATGGGGGGCACAGATGCTCCGGTGCAGCAGCACTTCTGTTCCCTCTCCTGCTACTCTGAATTTTTAGACCACTCCCTCCAGAGAGGAATCAGATAA